One bacterium genomic region harbors:
- the rpsT gene encoding 30S ribosomal protein S20, translating to MPIHKSALKRARQNETRRQHNVAVKSTLKTYTKKVIEAVEKKDVESAKNALNTSIKMLDKAVSKGIIHKNNAGRRKSKLTIKVNKLSSM from the coding sequence ATGCCAATTCATAAATCTGCTCTTAAACGAGCAAGACAAAATGAAACAAGAAGACAACACAATGTTGCGGTTAAATCAACTCTAAAAACTTATACTAAAAAAGTAATTGAGGCAGTTGAGAAAAAAGATGTCGAATCCGCAAAAAATGCCTTAAATACATCCATTAAAATGTTGGATAAGGCAGTGAGTAAAGGCATTATTCACAAAAATAATGCGGGCAGACGGAAATCAAAATTGACGATTAAAGTTAATAAGCTATCTTCTATGTAA
- the zapB gene encoding cell division protein ZapB — protein MTIDNLTRLEERVNKLLDEIERLTKENQQLQERIAEFPYGDLEALKSENLSLKDEQKQLKERINNILTMTEKVLR, from the coding sequence ATGACGATAGATAATTTGACGCGATTAGAAGAACGGGTAAATAAACTATTGGATGAAATAGAACGCTTAACGAAAGAAAACCAACAACTCCAGGAACGAATAGCCGAGTTTCCTTATGGCGATCTTGAGGCACTTAAATCCGAAAATCTATCATTGAAGGATGAACAAAAACAATTGAAGGAAAGAATAAATAATATACTTACTATGACCGAAAAGGTGTTAAGATAA
- a CDS encoding cell division protein ZapA, giving the protein MEQNKIEVEIFGASYTIKSDENPTYTAELAQFVDEKMRNITQKTDTVSTGKIAILAALHIADELFKIKKTIDFKLDRLTRKIDAKLKQIPEK; this is encoded by the coding sequence ATGGAGCAAAATAAGATCGAGGTAGAAATCTTTGGCGCTAGTTATACCATTAAAAGTGATGAAAATCCTACATATACGGCAGAACTGGCTCAATTTGTCGATGAAAAAATGCGAAATATTACCCAAAAAACGGATACTGTCTCCACCGGCAAAATCGCAATATTAGCCGCTCTTCATATCGCTGATGAGCTATTTAAGATAAAAAAAACTATTGATTTTAAACTTGATAGATTAACGCGGAAAATAGATGCTAAATTAAAACAAATCCCAGAAAAATAG